In Ignavibacteriales bacterium, the following are encoded in one genomic region:
- the rpmC gene encoding 50S ribosomal protein L29: MKVFEIKGLSEEELKKRIIDEEENLVNLKFQKATSQLESPIKVRLVRRDIARLKTVLREKEMISERSTPETSKAK, encoded by the coding sequence ATGAAAGTATTTGAAATAAAAGGATTGTCGGAAGAGGAATTGAAAAAGCGGATAATTGATGAAGAAGAGAATTTGGTCAATTTAAAATTTCAAAAAGCGACAAGCCAACTCGAAAGCCCGATCAAAGTTCGTCTGGTACGCAGAGATATCGCGCGATTGAAAACGGTGTTGCGTGAGAAAGAAATGATTAGCGAACGTTCAACACCCGAAACATCAAAAGCCAAATAA
- the rplW gene encoding 50S ribosomal protein L23, whose amino-acid sequence MTGIIYRPLVTEKVSNLQDKGIYAFEVALAANKIEIAHAVEKKFKVKVINVRTMNFKGKSKTQMTRKGRFEGKTSHFKKAIVTLKEGDKIDFFANV is encoded by the coding sequence ATGACAGGCATTATTTATCGCCCACTCGTGACCGAAAAAGTATCGAACCTTCAGGATAAAGGTATTTATGCTTTTGAGGTTGCTCTTGCTGCGAACAAAATTGAAATCGCACATGCGGTTGAAAAGAAATTTAAAGTAAAAGTCATCAACGTACGCACGATGAATTTTAAAGGTAAGTCGAAAACTCAAATGACCCGCAAAGGTCGATTCGAGGGAAAAACATCACACTTTAAAAAAGCGATTGTCACCCTTAAAGAGGGCGATAAGATTGATTTTTTTGCTAACGTTTGA
- a CDS encoding 30S ribosomal protein S12, which yields MPTINQLIRFSRQDVTWKSKAPALQKSQQKRGVCTRVYTTTPKKPNSALRKVARVRLTNGIEVTAYIPGEGHNLQEHSIVLIRGGRVKDLPGVRYHIIRGTLDTAGVTDRKQGRSKYGAKRPKK from the coding sequence TTGCCCACTATCAATCAATTAATACGATTTAGTCGACAAGATGTAACCTGGAAGAGTAAAGCCCCAGCATTACAGAAGTCGCAACAAAAACGCGGTGTCTGCACCAGGGTGTATACAACTACCCCCAAAAAGCCTAATTCTGCATTAAGAAAAGTGGCTCGTGTACGATTAACAAATGGCATCGAAGTTACTGCCTATATCCCCGGTGAAGGTCATAACCTTCAAGAGCACTCAATTGTGCTCATTCGTGGGGGTAGGGTGAAGGATTTACCCGGTGTCAGGTATCATATTATTCGTGGTACATTGGATACCGCAGGGGTGACGGATAGAAAACAAGGTCGATCTAAGTACGGCGCAAAGAGGCCAAAAAAGTAA
- the tuf gene encoding elongation factor Tu, translated as MAKEKFNRDKPHVNVGTIGHIDHGKTTLTAAITMVLSKKGLSAVRTFDSIDNAPEERERGITIAVAHVEYQTDKRHYAHVDCPGHADYIKNMITGAAQMDGAILVVAANDGPMPQTREHILLARQVGVPKIVVFLNKVDMVDDPELIELVEMELRDLLKKYEFPGDEIPIVKGSALKAMERALAPDAKPDDAAFKPIYELMNAVDAYIPLPKRDVDKPFLMPIEDVFSITGRGTVGTGRVERGHAKVGDEVEVIGLGAHKKTVITGAEMFRKELDEVQAGDNAGLLLRGVEKNDLERGMVVAKPGSITPHKKFTCQVYVLKKEEGGRHTPYFSGYRPQFYFRTTDVTGVATLPSGTEMVMPGDNVDNLSVELISEIAMEEGLRFAIREGGRTVGAGVVTKILE; from the coding sequence ATGGCAAAAGAAAAATTTAACCGAGACAAACCGCACGTGAACGTCGGTACCATCGGCCATATTGACCATGGTAAGACGACGCTCACCGCTGCAATCACAATGGTATTGAGCAAGAAAGGATTATCGGCAGTCCGTACGTTCGATAGCATTGATAACGCACCAGAAGAGCGTGAACGTGGTATTACAATTGCAGTTGCGCACGTAGAATACCAGACAGATAAACGACATTATGCACACGTCGACTGTCCTGGCCACGCAGATTATATAAAGAACATGATAACCGGTGCCGCACAAATGGATGGAGCCATTCTTGTTGTTGCCGCGAATGACGGTCCAATGCCACAAACACGTGAGCATATCCTTCTCGCAAGACAAGTCGGAGTGCCTAAAATTGTAGTCTTCTTGAATAAAGTTGATATGGTGGATGATCCGGAACTAATCGAATTAGTTGAAATGGAATTACGCGATCTTCTGAAAAAATATGAATTCCCGGGCGACGAAATTCCCATAGTAAAAGGCAGTGCGTTGAAAGCAATGGAACGCGCTTTAGCCCCTGATGCAAAACCGGACGATGCAGCATTCAAACCGATTTATGAATTGATGAATGCAGTCGACGCTTACATTCCGTTACCGAAGCGCGACGTTGATAAGCCATTCTTAATGCCTATTGAAGACGTTTTCTCCATCACAGGACGTGGTACTGTAGGTACAGGTCGTGTTGAACGCGGCCATGCAAAGGTCGGAGACGAAGTTGAAGTGATCGGTTTAGGTGCTCATAAGAAAACAGTTATTACCGGTGCTGAAATGTTCCGCAAGGAACTCGATGAAGTGCAAGCAGGCGATAATGCCGGTTTGTTATTACGCGGCGTTGAAAAGAACGATCTCGAGCGCGGTATGGTTGTTGCAAAACCAGGAAGTATCACACCTCACAAAAAATTTACATGTCAGGTGTACGTATTGAAAAAAGAAGAAGGTGGCCGTCATACTCCGTACTTCAGCGGATATCGTCCACAATTTTATTTTAGAACAACCGACGTTACAGGCGTTGCAACATTACCGAGTGGAACCGAAATGGTTATGCCCGGTGATAACGTTGATAACCTATCGGTAGAACTCATCTCCGAAATCGCAATGGAAGAAGGTTTACGATTTGCAATTCGCGAAGGTGGTCGCACAGTTGGTGCAGGCGTTGTAACAAAGATTCTTGAGTAA
- the rplD gene encoding 50S ribosomal protein L4, with the protein MQLDIYKKDGTPSGEKVKLSPDIFEIEPNDHAIYQAVTSYLANQRQGTHKTKTYGEVAGSGKKLWKQKHTGRARIGAVRSPLWKGGGTIFGPVPRDYSRQLPKKVKLLARKSALSYKAKDAAITIIEDFSIDQPKTKEMAEIMKALKLSEKKALFLVGKTDVNIWKSGRNLPSLKVLEASKASTYDILNSKVLVLQKSAIEALEKTFQ; encoded by the coding sequence ATGCAGCTCGATATATATAAAAAAGATGGCACTCCAAGCGGCGAGAAAGTTAAACTCTCTCCGGATATTTTTGAGATAGAGCCAAACGACCATGCGATTTATCAGGCGGTCACCAGTTATCTTGCAAACCAGCGTCAGGGAACTCACAAAACAAAAACATACGGTGAGGTCGCCGGAAGCGGTAAAAAGTTATGGAAACAAAAGCACACAGGTCGGGCAAGAATCGGAGCTGTCCGTTCTCCATTGTGGAAAGGCGGAGGAACAATTTTTGGTCCCGTTCCAAGAGATTATTCAAGGCAGTTACCGAAAAAAGTAAAATTATTGGCTCGAAAATCAGCGTTGAGTTATAAAGCCAAAGATGCCGCAATTACGATCATCGAAGATTTCAGCATCGATCAACCCAAGACTAAAGAGATGGCGGAAATCATGAAAGCATTGAAGCTATCAGAGAAAAAAGCTTTATTCTTGGTAGGGAAAACAGACGTAAACATCTGGAAGTCGGGACGTAATCTCCCGTCCTTAAAAGTTCTTGAAGCATCGAAGGCATCGACTTACGATATTTTAAACAGCAAAGTTCTTGTTCTTCAAAAAAGCGCAATAGAAGCATTAGAAAAAACATTTCAATAA
- the fusA gene encoding elongation factor G: MARVYTLERTRNIGIMAHIDAGKTTTTERILFYTGVVHRMGEVHDGAATMDWMEQEKERGITITSAATTCFWNNHRINIIDTPGHVDFTVEVERSLRVLDGAVALFCAVGGVEPQSETVWRQADKYGVPRLAFVNKMDRVGADFYNVIDMMKNRLHANAVPVQIPIGEGELFTGYIDLITFKARVFHEGSAGTSWDDIEIPKDLKKKACEYRTKMLEAVSDEDDTLLEKYLDGKEISPTEIKNVLRRACLKVSIIPVLCGSSFKNKGVQGLLDAVIDFLPSPVDLSACEVSGHHPNMKDHVTRKVSDNEKFSALAFKIMTDPYIGKLTYLRVYSGQIESGSYVFNSSTGRKERIGRLLRMHANHREDTDAAYAGDIVGVVGLKNTRTGDTLCDEEDPIILEKMEFPEPVIAVAIEPKTKADQEKMGEALSKLSEEDPTFRVSSNEETGQTIISGMGELHLEIIIDRMKREFRVEANVGKPQVAYRETIRKKVEQEGKFVRQSGGRGQYGHVWITLEPNEKGKGFEFENGIIGGVVPKEYIKPVSEGIVEAMKNGVLAGYPVVDVKVKLFDGSFHAVDSSEMAFKIAGSIAFKEAADKADPVILEPIMDVEVVTPEDYMGDVMGDLSSRRGKIEGLVARKDAQVIKAKVPLSEMFGYSTQMRSMTQGRAIYTMQFAYYEEVPRSITDQIVEKVRGRESVTV; the protein is encoded by the coding sequence ATGGCAAGAGTTTATACATTAGAGCGAACAAGAAACATCGGCATTATGGCTCACATAGATGCCGGGAAAACTACTACGACAGAGCGTATATTATTTTATACAGGTGTTGTTCATAGGATGGGTGAAGTCCATGATGGCGCTGCCACAATGGACTGGATGGAGCAGGAAAAAGAACGAGGTATAACTATAACAAGTGCCGCTACAACCTGTTTTTGGAATAATCATCGTATAAATATAATAGATACACCAGGACATGTTGATTTCACCGTCGAGGTTGAACGATCTTTACGAGTACTCGATGGTGCAGTTGCATTATTCTGTGCCGTTGGCGGTGTTGAGCCACAATCTGAAACAGTTTGGCGGCAGGCAGATAAATATGGCGTTCCGCGTTTAGCATTCGTAAATAAGATGGATCGCGTAGGTGCTGATTTCTATAATGTAATTGATATGATGAAAAATCGTCTTCATGCCAATGCTGTTCCAGTACAAATCCCGATTGGTGAAGGTGAATTATTCACCGGTTACATAGATCTTATTACTTTTAAAGCAAGAGTATTCCACGAAGGATCCGCCGGTACATCGTGGGACGATATCGAAATCCCCAAAGATTTAAAAAAGAAAGCATGTGAATACCGTACAAAAATGTTGGAGGCGGTTTCTGATGAAGATGACACGCTTCTTGAAAAATATCTCGACGGTAAAGAAATATCACCGACAGAAATTAAAAATGTATTACGCAGGGCCTGTTTAAAAGTTAGCATCATTCCTGTGCTTTGTGGTTCATCTTTCAAAAATAAAGGTGTTCAAGGATTGTTGGACGCAGTCATAGATTTTCTTCCATCGCCTGTTGATCTTTCTGCATGTGAAGTTAGCGGTCATCATCCCAACATGAAAGATCATGTAACGCGAAAAGTATCAGATAATGAAAAATTTTCTGCTTTAGCATTTAAGATCATGACAGACCCGTACATCGGTAAGCTCACTTACCTGCGTGTGTATAGCGGGCAAATTGAATCTGGTTCTTATGTATTTAACTCAAGTACCGGACGCAAAGAGCGAATCGGAAGATTGCTGCGCATGCACGCGAATCATCGTGAAGATACGGATGCGGCATACGCCGGAGATATCGTTGGAGTAGTAGGATTAAAAAATACAAGAACAGGCGATACACTGTGCGACGAGGAAGATCCAATTATTTTAGAAAAGATGGAGTTCCCGGAACCCGTGATCGCAGTTGCAATCGAACCGAAAACGAAAGCCGATCAAGAAAAGATGGGAGAAGCGTTATCTAAGTTATCTGAAGAAGATCCCACATTCAGGGTTTCTTCAAATGAAGAAACAGGCCAAACAATTATCAGTGGAATGGGTGAATTGCATCTTGAAATTATTATTGATAGAATGAAGCGTGAATTTAGAGTAGAGGCAAATGTCGGTAAACCGCAGGTAGCTTATCGAGAAACAATTCGTAAAAAGGTTGAGCAAGAAGGTAAATTTGTTCGTCAATCCGGTGGAAGGGGTCAATACGGACATGTTTGGATCACTCTTGAACCGAATGAAAAAGGTAAGGGTTTCGAATTCGAAAATGGAATAATTGGAGGTGTGGTTCCAAAAGAGTATATTAAACCTGTCTCAGAAGGTATCGTTGAAGCGATGAAAAACGGAGTTTTAGCCGGATATCCCGTGGTTGATGTTAAAGTGAAGTTGTTCGACGGATCTTTCCATGCGGTCGATTCTTCTGAAATGGCATTTAAAATCGCAGGTTCAATCGCTTTCAAGGAAGCCGCAGATAAAGCCGATCCGGTAATATTAGAACCGATTATGGATGTTGAAGTGGTTACTCCCGAAGATTATATGGGCGATGTGATGGGCGATCTCAGTTCACGTCGAGGAAAAATCGAAGGACTTGTTGCGCGCAAAGATGCGCAAGTGATTAAAGCGAAAGTACCTCTTTCGGAAATGTTCGGTTATTCAACCCAAATGAGGTCGATGACGCAGGGTCGCGCAATATACACAATGCAATTTGCGTACTATGAAGAAGTACCCAGAAGCATTACAGATCAAATTGTTGAAAAAGTTCGTGGACGGGAATCCGTCACTGTATAA
- the rplC gene encoding 50S ribosomal protein L3: protein MSGILGKKIGMTSVFNEKGESVPCTIIEAGPCIVTQIKTKAKDGYEAVQVGFEDKKDKHVNKPMSGHFKKANVNPKKLIREFRNLDVNKYQAGSEIKVESLFAAGDVVSVSGASKGKGFQGVVRRHHFGGGLRTHGQSDRVRAPGSIGSSSYPSRVFKGMRMAGRMGGTQITVKNLRVVQIIPESNLVLIRGSIPGYNNSYVEISKEIL from the coding sequence ATGAGTGGTATACTAGGCAAGAAAATAGGAATGACCAGCGTCTTTAATGAGAAAGGGGAATCGGTTCCCTGTACTATCATTGAAGCGGGTCCGTGTATTGTAACCCAAATCAAAACCAAAGCCAAAGATGGTTATGAAGCTGTTCAGGTTGGTTTTGAAGATAAAAAAGACAAACACGTCAATAAACCAATGTCCGGACATTTCAAAAAAGCTAATGTGAATCCGAAGAAACTAATTCGTGAATTCCGTAACCTTGATGTAAATAAATATCAAGCTGGATCAGAAATTAAGGTTGAATCGTTATTCGCGGCAGGAGATGTTGTTTCGGTTAGCGGAGCATCAAAAGGCAAAGGATTTCAGGGCGTAGTTAGAAGGCATCATTTTGGCGGCGGTTTAAGAACGCATGGTCAAAGCGATCGTGTTCGTGCGCCGGGATCGATCGGTTCCAGTTCTTATCCATCACGCGTTTTTAAAGGAATGCGCATGGCAGGAAGAATGGGCGGAACCCAGATTACAGTAAAAAATTTACGGGTTGTTCAAATTATCCCTGAATCTAATTTAGTTTTAATTCGCGGTTCAATTCCAGGATATAATAACAGTTACGTAGAAATCTCAAAAGAAATTTTATAG
- the rpsG gene encoding 30S ribosomal protein S7: protein MRKKTAGKRFVTPDPKFNDILVGRFINNVLKQGKKHCARKIVYDAFDIAGQRSKDVSGFDVFKKAISNVKPILEIRARRVGGATYQIPTEVRQDRSVALAIRWIINYANERKDKSMAMKLAAEFIAAANNEGGAVKKREDTHKMAEANKAFAHFKF, encoded by the coding sequence ATGAGAAAAAAGACTGCAGGAAAACGATTTGTAACCCCCGATCCAAAATTTAATGATATCTTGGTCGGTAGGTTCATCAATAATGTACTAAAACAGGGTAAAAAGCATTGTGCCCGAAAAATTGTATATGACGCATTTGATATTGCTGGACAACGATCAAAAGATGTAAGTGGTTTTGACGTTTTCAAAAAAGCTATCAGCAATGTGAAGCCGATTTTAGAAATAAGAGCCAGACGTGTTGGTGGAGCAACTTATCAGATACCGACAGAAGTACGGCAGGATAGAAGTGTTGCTCTGGCTATCCGATGGATTATTAATTATGCAAATGAACGGAAAGATAAATCGATGGCAATGAAACTTGCTGCAGAGTTTATTGCTGCTGCAAATAACGAGGGCGGCGCGGTTAAAAAACGTGAAGACACACACAAAATGGCAGAAGCCAACAAAGCATTCGCTCATTTTAAATTTTAG
- the rplN gene encoding 50S ribosomal protein L14 — MIQEETNLVGADNSGAKKVRCIRVLGGHERRYASLGDVIVVSVKSAIPGGAVKKGEVAKAVIVRTKKEIQRRDGSFIRFDENAAVLLNLQGEPRGTRIFGPVARELRDKNYMKIVSLAPEVL; from the coding sequence ATGATTCAGGAAGAAACTAATCTGGTGGGCGCTGATAATTCGGGCGCAAAAAAAGTCCGGTGTATCCGGGTTTTAGGTGGGCACGAAAGACGCTATGCGTCGTTAGGCGATGTAATCGTTGTCTCAGTAAAAAGCGCTATACCCGGCGGTGCGGTAAAAAAAGGTGAAGTCGCAAAAGCTGTTATAGTCAGGACAAAAAAAGAAATTCAGCGTCGTGACGGATCATTCATCCGTTTCGATGAAAACGCTGCGGTACTTTTGAATCTTCAGGGTGAACCGAGAGGCACGCGTATATTCGGACCGGTCGCACGCGAATTGCGCGATAAAAATTACATGAAGATTGTTTCGCTTGCACCTGAAGTATTGTAG
- the rplP gene encoding 50S ribosomal protein L16, producing the protein MLLPKRVKYRKQQRGRMRGKATRGFTISFGDFGLKVMEPGWITQRQIEASRVALTRLMKREGRVWIRIFPDKPVTKKPAETRMGSGKGAPEFWVAVVKPGTILFELGGINKTLAAEAMNIASHKLPLKTKMVTRRTYTGK; encoded by the coding sequence ATGTTATTACCAAAAAGAGTAAAATACCGTAAACAACAGCGTGGAAGAATGCGCGGAAAAGCAACGCGCGGCTTCACAATCTCGTTCGGAGATTTCGGATTAAAAGTGATGGAACCGGGTTGGATAACCCAGCGGCAGATTGAAGCATCCAGAGTTGCACTTACTCGTTTGATGAAGCGGGAAGGAAGAGTTTGGATACGTATATTCCCCGATAAACCGGTTACAAAAAAACCGGCAGAAACCAGAATGGGAAGCGGTAAAGGCGCACCTGAATTTTGGGTAGCTGTAGTTAAACCCGGAACAATTCTATTCGAACTCGGTGGAATTAACAAAACTCTCGCGGCAGAAGCAATGAATATCGCGTCGCATAAACTGCCTTTAAAGACAAAAATGGTTACGCGTCGAACTTATACCGGAAAATAA
- the rpsS gene encoding 30S ribosomal protein S19, with product MSRSLKKGPFVDAKLQGKIEAMAKSGQKKVIKTWSRSSTITPEFVGHTLAVHNGNKFIPVYVHEGMVGHKLGEFAPTRIFRGHPGLKSDSTTGEG from the coding sequence ATGAGTCGTTCTCTCAAAAAAGGACCTTTCGTTGATGCAAAGCTTCAAGGAAAAATCGAAGCGATGGCAAAATCGGGTCAGAAGAAGGTAATAAAAACGTGGTCGCGTTCATCAACGATCACTCCGGAATTTGTTGGTCATACATTGGCTGTTCATAACGGGAATAAATTCATACCTGTTTATGTACACGAAGGAATGGTAGGTCACAAGTTGGGTGAATTTGCACCCACAAGAATTTTCCGAGGTCATCCCGGTTTGAAGAGTGATTCAACTACTGGTGAAGGATAA
- the rpsQ gene encoding 30S ribosomal protein S17, with product MAENRNQRKVRLGKVTSAKMNKSIVVAIERRIPHPIYKKYYTRTTSLMAHDEKQEARVGDQVKIMETRPLSKLKRWRLVEIIEKAK from the coding sequence ATGGCTGAAAATAGAAATCAACGGAAGGTGCGCCTCGGTAAAGTTACAAGCGCAAAGATGAATAAAAGCATAGTGGTAGCTATAGAGCGACGAATTCCACATCCGATATATAAGAAATATTATACAAGAACCACTTCACTCATGGCTCACGATGAAAAGCAAGAAGCAAGAGTGGGTGATCAGGTAAAAATTATGGAAACACGCCCCTTAAGCAAATTGAAACGGTGGCGTTTGGTTGAAATTATTGAAAAAGCAAAATAA
- the rplV gene encoding 50S ribosomal protein L22, with protein MLEARAINRYIGSSPRKMRLIIDLIRGKSVPEAINILHFSPKHASRVAEKVLRSAVSNLQNKDEAGRTDTDTLVVKEAFVNGGPSMKRMLPAPMGRAYRMLKRSNHLTIVVAQKVQRKKSVAKPKDKPSSKQQSQ; from the coding sequence ATGTTAGAAGCTCGTGCGATAAATCGGTATATTGGATCATCTCCGCGTAAAATGCGGTTGATAATAGATCTCATTCGCGGGAAATCTGTCCCGGAAGCGATAAATATTTTACACTTTTCACCCAAACATGCATCGCGTGTTGCCGAAAAAGTATTAAGATCGGCGGTCTCGAACCTTCAGAATAAAGACGAAGCAGGAAGAACCGATACAGATACACTCGTGGTGAAAGAAGCTTTCGTGAACGGAGGTCCGAGCATGAAACGAATGCTGCCGGCGCCAATGGGTCGTGCATACCGAATGTTAAAAAGATCGAACCATTTAACGATAGTTGTAGCTCAAAAAGTTCAAAGAAAAAAATCGGTTGCAAAACCGAAAGATAAACCATCATCTAAACAACAAAGTCAATAA
- the rpsJ gene encoding 30S ribosomal protein S10 produces MAGQKIRIKLKSYDHTLIDKSAEKIIKTVKSTGAIVSGPIPLPTRRTLYTVLRSPNVDKKSREQFEMRSHKRLIDILNSSNKTVDSLMKLELPAGVDVEIKV; encoded by the coding sequence GTGGCTGGACAAAAAATACGCATTAAATTGAAATCGTACGATCATACGCTTATCGATAAATCGGCTGAGAAAATTATCAAGACGGTAAAGTCGACTGGCGCAATCGTATCCGGTCCTATTCCTTTACCAACAAGACGAACACTTTACACTGTTTTGCGTTCTCCCAACGTTGATAAAAAATCGCGCGAACAGTTTGAAATGCGATCCCATAAGCGCCTCATCGACATACTCAACTCGTCTAACAAGACGGTAGATTCGTTGATGAAATTAGAGCTTCCTGCTGGCGTCGATGTGGAGATAAAGGTATAA
- the rpsC gene encoding 30S ribosomal protein S3, which yields MGQKVHPVGFRLGILRTWDSNWYDERDFASKLQEDMKVRSYIQSRLKKAGISKILIDRTPKRAVITIHTSRPGIVIGRSGKEITQLEEELKQITNKEVKILINEIKRPELDAYLVAENIAVQLEGRMSFRRAMKMGITSAMRMGAEGIRVMCGGRLGGAEIARSEQYKEGRIPLHTLRADIDYAQATAQTIYGSIGVKVWICRGEVLEKIAR from the coding sequence TTGGGACAAAAAGTTCATCCAGTTGGTTTTCGTCTTGGAATCTTACGAACGTGGGATTCAAATTGGTACGACGAGAGAGATTTCGCATCGAAACTTCAGGAAGATATGAAGGTTCGAAGTTATATTCAAAGTAGATTAAAGAAGGCAGGTATTTCTAAAATTCTGATTGATAGAACACCGAAGCGAGCTGTGATAACCATTCACACATCGCGACCCGGAATTGTCATTGGAAGAAGTGGAAAAGAAATAACACAACTGGAAGAAGAATTAAAGCAGATAACTAACAAGGAAGTTAAGATTCTGATCAACGAAATTAAACGCCCCGAGCTTGATGCCTATTTAGTTGCAGAGAATATCGCGGTTCAATTGGAAGGCAGAATGTCTTTCAGGCGAGCGATGAAGATGGGAATAACATCTGCAATGCGGATGGGTGCCGAAGGAATCCGCGTAATGTGCGGAGGCCGTCTTGGCGGCGCAGAAATCGCGCGATCTGAACAATACAAAGAAGGAAGAATCCCACTTCACACGCTTCGCGCCGATATTGATTATGCCCAAGCGACAGCGCAAACTATTTATGGTTCAATCGGCGTCAAAGTATGGATTTGCCGTGGCGAAGTTTTAGAAAAAATAGCACGTTAA